One part of the Candidatus Binatia bacterium genome encodes these proteins:
- a CDS encoding type II toxin-antitoxin system VapC family toxin, whose product MIVLDASALVELLLGTESGRSIAARIADPDLALHMPHLADIEVAQTLRRFVRDGELDAASSLAALESLQALDVQRHAHEPLLGRIWALRRNLTAYDAAYVALAEALEATLLTCDAKLSRAPGVAVRAELFS is encoded by the coding sequence ATGATCGTGCTCGACGCGTCGGCGCTCGTCGAACTGCTTCTCGGCACGGAGAGCGGTCGGTCGATCGCAGCGCGTATTGCTGACCCGGACCTTGCGTTACACATGCCGCATTTGGCGGATATCGAGGTGGCCCAGACGCTTCGGAGATTCGTCCGCGATGGCGAATTGGACGCCGCGTCATCGCTGGCAGCGCTGGAGAGCCTGCAGGCTCTCGACGTGCAGCGGCATGCCCACGAGCCGTTGCTGGGTCGAATCTGGGCGCTTCGACGGAATCTTACGGCGTATGACGCCGCGTACGTCGCCCTTGCCGAGGCGCTCGAGGCCACCCTTCTCACCTGCGACGCGAAGCTGTCTCGGGCGCCCGGCGTGGCGGTGCGGGCCGAACTGTTTTCCTAG
- a CDS encoding HigA family addiction module antitoxin, producing MTCDPLGLTITEAAARLCVTRQALNNLVNGKAGISPEMSIRLSKAFGSSAEVWLGLRMHYDLAQAEKTAHRIKVLRIKAPIGGGDRASAAHR from the coding sequence TTGACCTGCGACCCGCTGGGCCTCACCATCACTGAAGCCGCCGCGCGTCTTTGCGTGACCCGTCAGGCGCTCAACAACCTGGTGAACGGGAAAGCAGGGATCTCGCCGGAGATGTCCATTCGCTTGTCCAAGGCGTTCGGCAGCAGCGCCGAGGTCTGGTTGGGCCTGCGGATGCACTACGACCTTGCCCAGGCGGAGAAGACCGCTCACCGCATCAAGGTTCTCAGAATCAAGGCGCCAATCGGCGGTGGCGACAGAGCGAGCGCGGCACACCGCTGA
- a CDS encoding transposase family protein — MDTSAVRLVDGRKVWLHAVIDNFSRRILVWRVAERFEIANAAAILEEAVGNTVSADELPTLMTDGGIENFNGEVDALVGEGLFHGLPGRDKSRRERFDLLRGHLLAIPHLCAP; from the coding sequence ATCGACACCTCTGCCGTTCGTCTGGTCGACGGAAGGAAGGTGTGGCTCCACGCGGTCATCGACAACTTCAGTCGTAGGATTCTCGTGTGGCGCGTTGCCGAGCGTTTCGAGATCGCCAACGCGGCCGCGATCTTGGAAGAAGCAGTCGGCAACACAGTGAGTGCGGACGAGCTGCCGACATTGATGACCGACGGTGGCATCGAGAATTTCAACGGCGAGGTCGATGCGCTTGTCGGTGAGGGACTGTTTCACGGTTTGCCCGGACGGGACAAATCGCGACGCGAACGGTTCGACCTGCTGCGGGGGCACCTTCTGGCAATACCCCATTTATGCGCTCCCTGA
- a CDS encoding DUF4437 domain-containing protein, with protein sequence MRPKTRSLVFANAEQADFKEVIPGVSKSVLWGDPDKGAYGSFTKFVPAFDSGMHRHTNDLWIVVLKGAYLYKDEAGQKRVGVGDFIRIPGGHKHWSGADTKEGALFYEEASGKFDLLPLK encoded by the coding sequence ATTCGGCCAAAAACCAGGTCGCTAGTTTTTGCGAACGCCGAGCAAGCCGACTTCAAGGAGGTCATTCCCGGTGTCTCCAAATCGGTTCTATGGGGAGATCCGGACAAGGGCGCCTACGGCAGCTTTACAAAGTTCGTGCCAGCGTTCGACTCCGGTATGCACAGGCACACGAACGACCTTTGGATCGTCGTTCTCAAAGGTGCGTATCTCTACAAAGACGAGGCCGGACAGAAGCGTGTCGGCGTGGGCGACTTCATCCGAATCCCCGGTGGCCACAAGCACTGGAGCGGCGCGGACACGAAAGAGGGCGCGCTCTTCTACGAGGAAGCGTCGGGAAAGTTTGATTTGCTGCCGCTAAAATAG
- a CDS encoding acyl-CoA dehydrogenase family protein, producing MDFEHSERARAYIDLAERFVRERVVPSEQTYVDQLSGSGDWRKWKVPPVIEELKTEARSLGLWNLFLPEKEWGAGLDNRDYAPIAEVTGRSYLAPEVFNCAAPDTGNAEVLVRYGSDEQKEQWLRPLLDGTIRSGFSMTEPAVASSDATNMKATCEVEGDDVVLNGQKWWTSGAGDPRCRFLIFMGVTDPNADRHHRHSMVLVPIDAPGVKILRMLPVLGHLGEPHGHAEILFDNVRLPKSAIIAGPGRGFEIAQGRLGPGRIHHCMRAIGAAERALERLCRRALGRVAFGKPLANLGGNRDIIADSRMAIDQARLLTLKAAWALDKLGTFGALTDISAIKVVAPNVLQKVTDAAIQIHGAEGMTDPELTRLLGMARALRIADGPDEVHRGMVARLELNKYK from the coding sequence ATGGATTTCGAGCATTCCGAACGAGCCCGCGCCTACATCGATCTCGCCGAGCGCTTCGTGCGCGAGCGCGTGGTGCCGAGTGAGCAGACCTACGTCGACCAGCTCTCGGGCTCCGGGGACTGGCGCAAGTGGAAGGTTCCGCCGGTCATCGAAGAGCTGAAGACCGAAGCGCGCTCGCTCGGTCTCTGGAACCTCTTCCTGCCCGAGAAGGAATGGGGCGCCGGCCTCGACAACCGCGACTATGCGCCGATCGCGGAGGTCACCGGACGCAGTTATCTGGCGCCCGAGGTCTTCAACTGCGCCGCACCCGACACCGGCAACGCCGAGGTGCTCGTGCGCTACGGCAGCGACGAGCAGAAGGAGCAGTGGCTGCGGCCGCTGCTCGACGGAACCATCCGCTCGGGCTTCTCGATGACGGAGCCGGCCGTTGCCTCCAGCGACGCGACCAACATGAAGGCGACCTGCGAGGTCGAAGGCGACGACGTGGTCCTGAACGGCCAGAAGTGGTGGACCAGCGGTGCCGGCGACCCGCGCTGCCGCTTCCTGATCTTCATGGGCGTGACCGACCCGAACGCGGATCGCCACCACCGTCATTCGATGGTGCTGGTGCCCATCGATGCGCCGGGAGTGAAGATCCTGCGCATGCTGCCGGTGCTCGGACATCTCGGCGAGCCGCACGGGCACGCCGAGATCCTGTTCGACAACGTGCGGCTGCCGAAATCGGCGATCATCGCCGGACCCGGGCGCGGTTTCGAGATCGCGCAGGGCCGCCTCGGCCCCGGTCGCATCCACCATTGCATGCGCGCGATCGGTGCGGCCGAGCGCGCGCTCGAGCGCCTGTGCCGCCGCGCGCTCGGTCGTGTCGCGTTCGGCAAGCCGCTGGCCAATCTCGGCGGCAATCGCGATATCATCGCCGACAGCCGCATGGCCATCGACCAGGCCCGGCTGCTGACGCTGAAGGCCGCCTGGGCGCTCGACAAGCTCGGAACCTTCGGCGCTCTGACCGACATCTCGGCGATCAAGGTCGTCGCGCCGAACGTGCTGCAGAAGGTCACCGACGCCGCCATCCAGATCCACGGAGCCGAGGGCATGACGGACCCCGAGCTGACGCGCCTGCTCGGCATGGCGCGCGCCCTGCGAATCGCCGACGGGCCCGACGAGGTGCACCGCGGCATGGTCGCCCGCCTGGAGCTGAACAAGTACAAGTAG
- a CDS encoding NAD(P)/FAD-dependent oxidoreductase, protein MSKHKIAEPYRRSPPTGSCDAIVVGSGIGGLAAAALLARHGRRRVLVLERHYTIGGFTHVFRRPGYEWDVGVHYIGDTMPGGTIRALFDDITDAQLQWADMGEIVERIRIGGEEFVYPRGKAELRRELVARFPAEAGAIDRYFELVDAAAATLQDFLATRAMPRLVGALIKPMARRRFFRFSDRTTREVLEGLTSNQELISLLTAQWGDYGLAPARSSFAIHALVTQHYFRGGFYPVGGAGRIAETIAPVIRAAGGELLVNAEVAGIAIEGGRVVGVQMAEDGATLRAPLVISDAGVANTFGRLLPRPFAEKLGLLRALAGMKPSTAHACLYVGLRGSTRDLGLERSNLWVYPDGNHERSAAGDPSAQPFAYISFPSAKDPDFDRRHPDRSTIDIMTFLSYDAFAKWEGTRWQKRGDEYDTAKSALAAKLLELLYSHVPQTRGAVEVAEMSTPLSTRNFTAHPHGEIYGFEHTPERFRNEWLRPATPVRGLMLTGADVATAGVAGAMMGGAICASAILRRNLVGAAIRAAARRAAVL, encoded by the coding sequence ATGAGCAAGCACAAGATCGCCGAGCCGTACCGACGAAGCCCGCCCACGGGTTCCTGCGATGCGATCGTCGTCGGCTCCGGAATCGGCGGCCTGGCGGCGGCGGCGCTGCTGGCGCGCCACGGTCGCAGGCGCGTGCTCGTGCTCGAGCGCCACTACACGATCGGCGGCTTCACGCACGTCTTTCGACGTCCGGGCTACGAATGGGACGTTGGGGTCCACTACATCGGCGACACGATGCCGGGCGGCACGATCCGTGCGCTGTTCGACGACATCACCGACGCCCAGCTCCAATGGGCCGACATGGGAGAGATCGTCGAGCGGATCCGGATCGGCGGTGAGGAGTTCGTCTATCCGCGCGGCAAGGCCGAGCTGCGGCGCGAGCTCGTCGCGCGCTTCCCGGCCGAGGCCGGCGCCATCGATCGCTACTTCGAACTCGTCGACGCGGCGGCCGCTACGCTGCAGGACTTCCTCGCGACGCGCGCGATGCCGCGCCTCGTCGGCGCGCTGATCAAACCGATGGCGCGGCGGCGCTTCTTCCGTTTCTCCGATCGCACGACGCGTGAGGTGCTCGAAGGGTTGACGTCGAATCAGGAGCTGATCTCGTTGCTGACGGCGCAGTGGGGAGACTATGGCCTTGCGCCGGCGCGCAGCAGCTTTGCGATCCACGCGCTCGTCACCCAGCACTACTTTCGCGGCGGGTTCTATCCGGTCGGAGGCGCCGGCCGCATCGCCGAGACCATCGCACCGGTGATCCGCGCCGCCGGCGGCGAGCTCCTCGTCAATGCCGAAGTCGCCGGAATCGCCATCGAGGGCGGGCGCGTCGTCGGCGTGCAGATGGCTGAGGACGGCGCGACGCTGCGGGCACCGCTGGTGATCAGCGATGCGGGCGTCGCCAATACCTTCGGGCGGCTGCTGCCGCGTCCGTTCGCCGAAAAGCTCGGATTGCTGCGCGCGCTCGCCGGCATGAAGCCGTCAACGGCGCACGCCTGCCTCTACGTGGGACTCCGCGGCAGCACGCGCGACCTCGGCCTCGAGCGCTCGAACCTCTGGGTCTACCCCGACGGCAACCACGAGCGTTCCGCCGCGGGCGATCCGTCCGCGCAGCCGTTTGCCTACATCTCCTTTCCGTCGGCCAAGGATCCCGACTTCGACCGACGGCATCCGGACCGCTCGACGATCGACATCATGACGTTCCTCTCCTACGACGCCTTCGCGAAATGGGAAGGAACGCGCTGGCAGAAACGCGGCGACGAATACGATACGGCCAAGTCCGCGCTGGCGGCAAAGCTTCTCGAGCTGCTCTATTCGCACGTTCCGCAGACGCGCGGCGCGGTGGAGGTCGCCGAGATGTCCACGCCGCTGTCTACTCGCAATTTCACCGCACATCCTCACGGCGAGATCTACGGGTTCGAGCATACTCCGGAGCGTTTCCGCAACGAGTGGCTGAGGCCGGCCACTCCGGTCCGGGGACTCATGCTCACCGGCGCCGACGTCGCGACGGCCGGCGTTGCCGGCGCGATGATGGGCGGCGCGATCTGCGCGTCGGCGATCCTGCGGCGCAACCTCGTCGGCGCGGCAATTCGCGCAGCGGCGCGGCGCGCAGCCGTGCTCTGA
- a CDS encoding DUF1573 domain-containing protein yields MFVVLPALLAFLPLGAIAGGEWSSTTWDFGTITLGRTVSHPFTLRNPGAKPLQIESIQFSQPGMKSTAKAVIDPGASSDIVIDWKPEGARGRIEGTAVVRTADPDGVETELTLSGEVRLPVDIDPFGPVYLSEFAGEKKSAALRLVNNEKAPLAIRSLQPGASWFTASATDVEPGKVSRIEVVPASDLAPGSYDSSLLIATTSEFAKSLSIDVHVLVHPDLYATTESVDFGEVRSGTSDGNLGASRQTLLVVARQKTATVESFGSDSPAVHVAMDPAGKDGTFRFDVDLAAEGLPRGDFLAAIRIKMSNLPGGQLSVPVRASVR; encoded by the coding sequence GTGTTCGTTGTGCTCCCGGCGCTTCTCGCGTTCCTGCCGCTTGGCGCGATTGCCGGCGGCGAATGGTCGTCGACGACCTGGGATTTCGGCACCATCACGCTTGGACGGACGGTCTCGCATCCCTTCACGCTGCGGAACCCCGGTGCGAAGCCGCTCCAGATCGAATCCATCCAGTTCTCGCAGCCCGGCATGAAGTCGACCGCCAAAGCGGTGATCGATCCCGGCGCTTCGTCCGACATCGTCATCGATTGGAAGCCTGAAGGCGCGCGCGGCCGGATCGAGGGCACCGCGGTGGTGCGCACCGCCGATCCCGATGGCGTCGAGACCGAGCTCACTTTGTCTGGCGAAGTACGACTGCCCGTCGACATCGACCCTTTCGGGCCCGTCTATCTCAGCGAATTCGCCGGCGAGAAGAAGTCTGCGGCTCTGCGCCTCGTGAACAACGAGAAGGCGCCCCTCGCGATCCGCAGTCTGCAGCCCGGGGCATCGTGGTTCACGGCGTCGGCGACCGACGTCGAGCCTGGCAAGGTCTCGCGGATCGAAGTCGTCCCGGCTTCCGACCTTGCGCCCGGCAGCTACGACTCGAGCCTGCTCATCGCTACGACGAGTGAATTCGCGAAGTCGCTCTCGATCGACGTTCACGTTCTCGTGCACCCCGACCTCTACGCAACAACGGAAAGCGTCGACTTCGGCGAGGTCCGGTCTGGCACTTCCGACGGCAACCTCGGTGCGTCCCGCCAGACTCTTCTCGTCGTCGCCAGGCAGAAGACGGCGACCGTCGAATCGTTCGGGAGCGACAGCCCTGCCGTTCACGTTGCGATGGATCCCGCAGGCAAGGACGGGACTTTCCGGTTCGACGTCGACCTCGCGGCCGAGGGGCTGCCTCGCGGCGACTTCCTCGCTGCGATTCGAATCAAGATGTCGAATCTTCCGGGAGGTCAGCTGTCCGTTCCGGTGCGTGCTTCCGTCCGGTGA
- a CDS encoding DUF4345 family protein — protein sequence MTSKGADYLAIGVLSIGAIAFGAFGLQWLLDPISMALPLGIVLTNGDATSDARAVYGGMELGMAAFLIYSAASKDRRTQGLAAAALSLFGLGTCRFIGILAGHGVSAGTYQLLGTDLGGTTLCTIAFLVSRRSSNKRS from the coding sequence ATGACGTCGAAAGGAGCGGACTATCTCGCCATTGGCGTGCTGAGTATCGGCGCGATCGCTTTTGGTGCTTTTGGCCTCCAATGGCTCCTCGATCCGATCTCGATGGCCTTGCCTCTTGGTATCGTCCTTACCAATGGCGACGCCACGTCTGACGCACGTGCAGTGTACGGCGGGATGGAACTCGGAATGGCCGCTTTCCTGATTTACAGCGCCGCGTCGAAAGATCGCCGCACGCAGGGACTGGCCGCCGCCGCTCTCAGCCTGTTCGGGCTCGGAACGTGCCGGTTCATCGGCATTCTGGCAGGCCATGGTGTGAGTGCCGGGACCTACCAGCTTCTCGGCACAGACCTCGGTGGCACCACCTTGTGCACGATCGCGTTCCTGGTCAGCCGCAGATCGAGCAACAAGCGCAGTTAG
- a CDS encoding DUF6691 family protein produces the protein MGGTLSAFTCGLVFALGLVLGGMTQPSKVVGFLDFTGAWDPSLAMVMVGALATHAFLSRVVLARPRPLFSASFMVPTRTDIDARLLGGAAIFGVGWGLGGFCPGPALVSLGAGVHAALIVVPAMLVGMLLHDRWFAAATAATTLPQSVTRASSLVEVGRDG, from the coding sequence ATCGGGGGAACGCTGTCAGCGTTCACCTGCGGATTGGTGTTCGCGCTGGGGCTCGTGTTGGGCGGCATGACGCAGCCGTCGAAGGTTGTCGGCTTCCTGGACTTCACCGGCGCCTGGGATCCGAGCCTGGCTATGGTGATGGTCGGAGCCCTCGCCACTCACGCGTTCCTGAGTCGCGTGGTTCTTGCCCGACCCCGCCCTTTGTTCTCGGCGTCGTTCATGGTGCCGACGCGCACCGACATCGACGCGCGGCTCCTCGGCGGCGCGGCGATCTTCGGCGTGGGATGGGGCCTGGGCGGCTTCTGTCCCGGCCCGGCGCTGGTATCGCTCGGTGCCGGGGTGCACGCCGCGTTGATCGTCGTGCCCGCCATGCTCGTCGGCATGCTGCTCCACGACCGCTGGTTCGCGGCGGCGACGGCGGCCACTACGCTACCTCAGAGCGTGACGCGTGCCTCGTCGCTCGTCGAGGTTGGGCGCGATGGCTGA
- a CDS encoding YeeE/YedE thiosulfate transporter family protein, giving the protein MEHFTPLHSLLGGVLIGLSATAMLALLGRVAGISGIVGGLLSGERSERSWRAGFALGLLVGGAVLGSLAPDSFAMTLHRSAPTLAMAGLLVGFGSRLGSGCTSGHGVCGIARASRRSITATMTFMATGAATALVVTQFFGGSL; this is encoded by the coding sequence ATGGAGCACTTCACGCCTCTGCATTCCCTACTCGGTGGCGTTCTGATCGGGCTGTCGGCAACTGCGATGCTGGCGCTGCTCGGCCGCGTGGCCGGTATCAGCGGCATCGTCGGCGGTCTGCTTTCCGGAGAGCGAAGCGAACGATCCTGGCGTGCGGGCTTCGCACTGGGGCTGCTCGTTGGCGGGGCGGTGCTGGGATCTCTCGCGCCCGACAGCTTCGCGATGACGCTGCACCGGTCAGCGCCGACTCTCGCGATGGCGGGGCTTCTCGTCGGATTCGGCTCGAGGCTCGGAAGCGGGTGCACCAGTGGTCACGGCGTCTGTGGCATCGCCCGGGCTTCGCGGCGTTCGATCACGGCCACCATGACCTTCATGGCGACGGGGGCGGCGACTGCGCTCGTGGTCACGCAGTTCTTCGGAGGATCGCTGTGA
- a CDS encoding sulfite exporter TauE/SafE family protein, whose product MIRALLASPLGFVVGLSLGALGSGGSILAVPALVYAAGQTPQQATTTSLLLVGIATLSGLPSHYRAGRVKMGPGLAFGATGIGGSFAGTALNRRIDPHVLLLAFSGLILVAAWRMVTACPTCTRSGEAEALEHAASSPESGPSLDIRHALLVVAGGSGVGFLTGLFGVGGGFVIVPMLTLLLGFAMPQAIGTSLLVVAINSAVALAARVGTTSIDWTVAGAFSVAAVAGVLAGGRIADRIDAQKSLTAFAAGLVLLAMFTAGSAISALV is encoded by the coding sequence GTGATCCGTGCGCTTCTCGCGTCCCCGCTGGGTTTCGTGGTGGGGCTTTCGCTCGGCGCTCTTGGAAGCGGCGGTTCCATCCTGGCGGTGCCGGCTCTCGTGTACGCTGCCGGGCAGACGCCGCAACAGGCAACGACGACGAGCCTGCTGCTGGTCGGGATCGCGACGTTGTCCGGCCTTCCTTCTCACTATCGGGCCGGGCGAGTGAAGATGGGGCCCGGTCTCGCGTTCGGTGCGACGGGCATCGGCGGCTCTTTCGCGGGAACGGCGCTCAACCGCAGGATCGATCCTCACGTGTTGCTGCTCGCGTTCTCGGGCCTCATCCTGGTCGCGGCCTGGAGAATGGTCACTGCCTGCCCAACCTGCACGCGGAGCGGTGAGGCCGAAGCCCTCGAGCATGCCGCCAGCTCACCGGAGTCTGGCCCTTCGCTCGACATCCGCCATGCACTGTTGGTCGTGGCCGGCGGAAGCGGCGTCGGCTTTTTGACCGGACTCTTCGGCGTAGGTGGCGGCTTCGTGATCGTTCCGATGCTGACACTGCTGCTCGGCTTCGCCATGCCCCAGGCAATCGGGACATCGCTTCTGGTCGTTGCGATCAACAGTGCCGTGGCGTTGGCAGCGCGCGTAGGTACGACGTCGATCGACTGGACGGTCGCAGGTGCGTTCAGCGTGGCGGCCGTCGCCGGCGTCCTGGCGGGCGGTCGCATCGCCGATCGCATTGATGCACAGAAGAGCCTGACGGCGTTTGCGGCCGGGCTCGTCCTACTCGCCATGTTCACCGCAGGGTCGGCGATTTCCGCGCTGGTCTAA